In one window of Eleutherodactylus coqui strain aEleCoq1 chromosome 10, aEleCoq1.hap1, whole genome shotgun sequence DNA:
- the FBXO27 gene encoding F-box only protein 27 isoform X1, producing MTAVTMVTTPHSCRSFHGNSSHLRKGRTTQKTVGPMDFDDLKMGQGGSQKSPPSPRPTSARDLRPRTSQHSLPSLRQVYFFMDLEPFPDEIHLLILSFVPARDLLLRCRRVSQRWKRLVDSPSLWRIKCEREHRREMLRAAEMCQDFSWPKVYLKKPFSRNLLRNPCGTEQLDHWSAVHGGDGWRVEDNHSVLEGAESQTCFVTSFEWCEKSQVIDLLQEGLWEHFLDVHQPVICISDWYAGRNDCGCQYQIKVQLLAADKKTVIKEFTMTPDPIPQWNDARYLQVYHEFCHYGPGVRYVTFVHKGRDTQFWKGWYGARISGSSVIVECKNLEPC from the exons ATGACAGCTGTTACCATGGTAACCACGCCACAcagctgcaggagtttccatg GAAACTCATCTCACCTCAGAAAAGGCCGAACTACTCAAAAAACCGTGGGTCCAATGG ACTTTGATGACCTTAAAATGGGTCAGGGGGGTTCCCAGAAGTCaccgccatcaccacgtcccacATCAGCCCGGGACTTAAGACCAAGAACATCCCAGCACTCTTTACCTTCCTTAAGACAGGTTTATTTCTTTATGGACCTGGAGCCATTCCCAGATGAGATTCACCTCTTGATCCTCAGCTTTGTACCGGCACGAGACCTGCTCCTCCGCTGCAGGCGCGTGAGCCAGCGATGGAAGCGTCTGGTCGACTCCCCCTCACTATGGAGGATCAAGTGTGAGCGAGAACATCGGAGAGAGATGCTCCGCGCTGCTGAAATGTGCCAGGACTTCTCCTGGCCCAAAGTTTATCTGAAGAAGCCATTTTCTCGGAACCTGCTGCGTAATCCGTGTGGCACCG AACAACTTGATCACTGGAGCGCTGTACACGGAGGGGACGGATGGAGGGTGGAGGACAATCACTCGGTCTTAGAAGGTGCGGAGAGCCAGACCTGCTTTGTCACCTCATTCGA GTGGTGTGAGAAGAGTCAAGTCATAGACCTTCTACAGGAAGGACTGTGGGAGCATTTTCTGGACGTCCACCAGCCTGTAATCtgcatatctgattg GTACGCTGGGCGCAATGACTGTGGATGTCAGTACCAAATAAAAGTTCAGCTCTTGGCTGCTGATAAGAAAACTGTAATAAAGGAGTTTACCATGACCCCCGATCCCATCCCCCAATGGAACGACGCGCGTTATCTCCAG GTTTATCATGAATTCTGCCACTATGGCCCTGGTGTACGATATGTGACTTTTGTTCATAAAGGAAGAGACACGCAGTTCTGGAAGGGATGGTACGGTGCCCGCATCTCGGGTTCATCTGTCATCGTGGAGTGTAAGAACCTCGAGCCGTGCTGA
- the FBXO27 gene encoding F-box only protein 27 isoform X2 has translation MTAVTMVTTPHSCRSFHDFDDLKMGQGGSQKSPPSPRPTSARDLRPRTSQHSLPSLRQVYFFMDLEPFPDEIHLLILSFVPARDLLLRCRRVSQRWKRLVDSPSLWRIKCEREHRREMLRAAEMCQDFSWPKVYLKKPFSRNLLRNPCGTEQLDHWSAVHGGDGWRVEDNHSVLEGAESQTCFVTSFEWCEKSQVIDLLQEGLWEHFLDVHQPVICISDWYAGRNDCGCQYQIKVQLLAADKKTVIKEFTMTPDPIPQWNDARYLQVYHEFCHYGPGVRYVTFVHKGRDTQFWKGWYGARISGSSVIVECKNLEPC, from the exons ATGACAGCTGTTACCATGGTAACCACGCCACAcagctgcaggagtttccatg ACTTTGATGACCTTAAAATGGGTCAGGGGGGTTCCCAGAAGTCaccgccatcaccacgtcccacATCAGCCCGGGACTTAAGACCAAGAACATCCCAGCACTCTTTACCTTCCTTAAGACAGGTTTATTTCTTTATGGACCTGGAGCCATTCCCAGATGAGATTCACCTCTTGATCCTCAGCTTTGTACCGGCACGAGACCTGCTCCTCCGCTGCAGGCGCGTGAGCCAGCGATGGAAGCGTCTGGTCGACTCCCCCTCACTATGGAGGATCAAGTGTGAGCGAGAACATCGGAGAGAGATGCTCCGCGCTGCTGAAATGTGCCAGGACTTCTCCTGGCCCAAAGTTTATCTGAAGAAGCCATTTTCTCGGAACCTGCTGCGTAATCCGTGTGGCACCG AACAACTTGATCACTGGAGCGCTGTACACGGAGGGGACGGATGGAGGGTGGAGGACAATCACTCGGTCTTAGAAGGTGCGGAGAGCCAGACCTGCTTTGTCACCTCATTCGA GTGGTGTGAGAAGAGTCAAGTCATAGACCTTCTACAGGAAGGACTGTGGGAGCATTTTCTGGACGTCCACCAGCCTGTAATCtgcatatctgattg GTACGCTGGGCGCAATGACTGTGGATGTCAGTACCAAATAAAAGTTCAGCTCTTGGCTGCTGATAAGAAAACTGTAATAAAGGAGTTTACCATGACCCCCGATCCCATCCCCCAATGGAACGACGCGCGTTATCTCCAG GTTTATCATGAATTCTGCCACTATGGCCCTGGTGTACGATATGTGACTTTTGTTCATAAAGGAAGAGACACGCAGTTCTGGAAGGGATGGTACGGTGCCCGCATCTCGGGTTCATCTGTCATCGTGGAGTGTAAGAACCTCGAGCCGTGCTGA
- the FBXO27 gene encoding F-box only protein 27 isoform X3: MDFDDLKMGQGGSQKSPPSPRPTSARDLRPRTSQHSLPSLRQVYFFMDLEPFPDEIHLLILSFVPARDLLLRCRRVSQRWKRLVDSPSLWRIKCEREHRREMLRAAEMCQDFSWPKVYLKKPFSRNLLRNPCGTEQLDHWSAVHGGDGWRVEDNHSVLEGAESQTCFVTSFEWCEKSQVIDLLQEGLWEHFLDVHQPVICISDWYAGRNDCGCQYQIKVQLLAADKKTVIKEFTMTPDPIPQWNDARYLQVYHEFCHYGPGVRYVTFVHKGRDTQFWKGWYGARISGSSVIVECKNLEPC; encoded by the exons ATGG ACTTTGATGACCTTAAAATGGGTCAGGGGGGTTCCCAGAAGTCaccgccatcaccacgtcccacATCAGCCCGGGACTTAAGACCAAGAACATCCCAGCACTCTTTACCTTCCTTAAGACAGGTTTATTTCTTTATGGACCTGGAGCCATTCCCAGATGAGATTCACCTCTTGATCCTCAGCTTTGTACCGGCACGAGACCTGCTCCTCCGCTGCAGGCGCGTGAGCCAGCGATGGAAGCGTCTGGTCGACTCCCCCTCACTATGGAGGATCAAGTGTGAGCGAGAACATCGGAGAGAGATGCTCCGCGCTGCTGAAATGTGCCAGGACTTCTCCTGGCCCAAAGTTTATCTGAAGAAGCCATTTTCTCGGAACCTGCTGCGTAATCCGTGTGGCACCG AACAACTTGATCACTGGAGCGCTGTACACGGAGGGGACGGATGGAGGGTGGAGGACAATCACTCGGTCTTAGAAGGTGCGGAGAGCCAGACCTGCTTTGTCACCTCATTCGA GTGGTGTGAGAAGAGTCAAGTCATAGACCTTCTACAGGAAGGACTGTGGGAGCATTTTCTGGACGTCCACCAGCCTGTAATCtgcatatctgattg GTACGCTGGGCGCAATGACTGTGGATGTCAGTACCAAATAAAAGTTCAGCTCTTGGCTGCTGATAAGAAAACTGTAATAAAGGAGTTTACCATGACCCCCGATCCCATCCCCCAATGGAACGACGCGCGTTATCTCCAG GTTTATCATGAATTCTGCCACTATGGCCCTGGTGTACGATATGTGACTTTTGTTCATAAAGGAAGAGACACGCAGTTCTGGAAGGGATGGTACGGTGCCCGCATCTCGGGTTCATCTGTCATCGTGGAGTGTAAGAACCTCGAGCCGTGCTGA
- the FBXO27 gene encoding F-box only protein 27 isoform X4, protein MGQGGSQKSPPSPRPTSARDLRPRTSQHSLPSLRQVYFFMDLEPFPDEIHLLILSFVPARDLLLRCRRVSQRWKRLVDSPSLWRIKCEREHRREMLRAAEMCQDFSWPKVYLKKPFSRNLLRNPCGTEQLDHWSAVHGGDGWRVEDNHSVLEGAESQTCFVTSFEWCEKSQVIDLLQEGLWEHFLDVHQPVICISDWYAGRNDCGCQYQIKVQLLAADKKTVIKEFTMTPDPIPQWNDARYLQVYHEFCHYGPGVRYVTFVHKGRDTQFWKGWYGARISGSSVIVECKNLEPC, encoded by the exons ATGGGTCAGGGGGGTTCCCAGAAGTCaccgccatcaccacgtcccacATCAGCCCGGGACTTAAGACCAAGAACATCCCAGCACTCTTTACCTTCCTTAAGACAGGTTTATTTCTTTATGGACCTGGAGCCATTCCCAGATGAGATTCACCTCTTGATCCTCAGCTTTGTACCGGCACGAGACCTGCTCCTCCGCTGCAGGCGCGTGAGCCAGCGATGGAAGCGTCTGGTCGACTCCCCCTCACTATGGAGGATCAAGTGTGAGCGAGAACATCGGAGAGAGATGCTCCGCGCTGCTGAAATGTGCCAGGACTTCTCCTGGCCCAAAGTTTATCTGAAGAAGCCATTTTCTCGGAACCTGCTGCGTAATCCGTGTGGCACCG AACAACTTGATCACTGGAGCGCTGTACACGGAGGGGACGGATGGAGGGTGGAGGACAATCACTCGGTCTTAGAAGGTGCGGAGAGCCAGACCTGCTTTGTCACCTCATTCGA GTGGTGTGAGAAGAGTCAAGTCATAGACCTTCTACAGGAAGGACTGTGGGAGCATTTTCTGGACGTCCACCAGCCTGTAATCtgcatatctgattg GTACGCTGGGCGCAATGACTGTGGATGTCAGTACCAAATAAAAGTTCAGCTCTTGGCTGCTGATAAGAAAACTGTAATAAAGGAGTTTACCATGACCCCCGATCCCATCCCCCAATGGAACGACGCGCGTTATCTCCAG GTTTATCATGAATTCTGCCACTATGGCCCTGGTGTACGATATGTGACTTTTGTTCATAAAGGAAGAGACACGCAGTTCTGGAAGGGATGGTACGGTGCCCGCATCTCGGGTTCATCTGTCATCGTGGAGTGTAAGAACCTCGAGCCGTGCTGA